GGACTGTTTGAATGTTTTGTTTTAATTTTTCCTCAGATTCTTTTATTTTATTTTCTAAATCTTTTATTGACGAGTCAAAATTAGCAAGAGGTTGTTGAATGTTCTTGTATTGTTTATATTCGTTTTTACTCCATTCATTGAACTTTTGTTTGTATTTTTCAAGGGATTTTTTGCTTTTATCGATTGCTTTTTTCAATGTATCAACAGAGTTTTTGTTAGATTCAAGAGTTTGAATATCATTATTTATTTGTTCTATAAGTTTGTCGATTTGCTCAACAATTTTTTGCTCTGAAATATGTTTCTTTGAGCTTATTACTGTTGAAAGTGTGGCGGAAGTTGTGCCGCATATTGTCAAAATAGCTGCTAGACCCAATAATGTGTTTCTTGTTTTCTTTCCCATAGAACCCCCACCAATCATTATTAAAATTTAGTTTTAAACCAAATTTATTAACTAAATTATAAATGATTAATATAACATTATACCAGATTGATTAAGAGCGCAAAATTTAGAAATATCAGTAAATTTAAGTATTTTATTGAAAAAAATGACACTAAATTTATTCAAGATAATTTATTTATTAATTTGTATTCAATAGTTTTGAATTATTAAAAAATATTTTATAATAGTTTTGCAAATGCCCAAGTGGTGGAATGGTAGACACCGTAGACTCAAAATCTACTGGAGAAATCCGTGCAGGTTCAAGTCCTGTCTTGGGTACCATATGTAAGTTCGCCAAAAAAATGATGCCTCGCGCATCATTTTATATTGCTGAAATTTTTGCTCGCTTTTTGCGAATTAATCTTCAAATTGCAAATATGACTAAGGTTAAAGGAATTAAAATTGTAACTGCTACAACAACAAAATAAGTAATCATTAAAGCTTTATTTCTGTCTTTTTTGGCTTTGTTTATTTGCTCATGAATTTCGACGCTTTTTTCGCCAAGAAAATCATCAAGGTCTGCTAAACGTTTTTTGTCAATTAAACACATTATTATGTAGAAAACAATTAAAGCAACCATTGCAATGGTTAACAACAAGCACAATAAACCAGTGTTAACAAAAGCTTGGTCTAACCATTTTCTAAGTTCTAAAATCATTTTAAAATTTGGTTCGTATTCAACTTTTATTACATTAGTTTTATAAAGTCCATATACAATAGCTGTAAATAAACCAACATAAGTTAAAACGAATATTAGCGCTCAGGTTAGATTTACACCTTTTAAAACGATTCTTCGATATGCTAGGTGAAATGTGCTGCTTGAAGTATTATCGCCGCTATTAAGCGCTTCACGATATTTTTTTATTGTATTTTTTCATTGAGCGTTTTCAATTGTATTTATAGTACCAAAGGTAAAAAATAAAAATGCAACAATTGAACATAAAATAATGTAACCAACAGAACCATTAGCAAATACACCAATTTTTAATGAAGCCAAAATTACAATAAGCAATGAAGCCATCATCAATGTATAACTAATTGTTAAATTAATAATTTTTATGTTTCTTTCAGTTCTAATTACTCTTCAAACACGAGGAGAAATTTGATTTTGGGGATCTTTTGCAATTTTCTTGTCTTCAATAGCGCTATCACTATTTGACTTGACAATCTCGATTGTTGAAGTGTTGTTGATTGGTTTATAACTCATTTAGCCTCCTTTGTATTATTTTACATTAATTTAATTGTGACTCGATTAATTATAGAATTATACAAATTAATATACAGAGAAATCACTTAAATGTCTTGAAAGTTAGTCAATTACTCTATCATTGTTAGTCAATTATTGGTATATTAATAAAAATAAACTAAAAAATCATTGAAAATTTTGTTTTATTGTATTAACTCTAATATTATTACATGTACGATTTTATCTATTTTGATGTTCGCACTAAATTTAATTTTCGATTTTATAACGCTGCATTAATCATTGCAGTCTTAAACAATCTTTGAAAATTAGTTAAAACAAAACAAATAAAAAATAGAAAAAAGATGCAAAAGATTGATGCTAGCAAACAATAATATAAGTAAATCTATTTATCACCTTATATATAATAAAAGTGCAATTTATGAAAACATTTTCACATAAAATAAAAAATGCTTTGTTAATCATATTTTTAGTGCTAAAATAATTGCGTTATGTTAAAAACTTATTCAATGAAACGTAATTCAAATATTAATGGAATGGCATGCTGAGCTATTTCTAATTTGAGTTAACCTGTTTTATTTTGAATAAGGAAATAAAAATTTCAAAAGCAGGTTAAGACCTGCTTTTATAGATACTATAGAGGAGCTTTCCATAATAGTAAATAGTTTAGCAGGCATGCAAAGATGCTATTGAAAGGATAGGAAAGCCGAATCTTTAATTTGGGCACAAATTAAAGGTGGTAACAATTCATAACAGTTTGTTACTCTTTGGAAATCCATTGGCGCTATAGTCTACAATTTAATAAAAAAATTATTATTTTGTAAGACTAGGCCAGTCTTACAAAATTTTTATTTCACGATGCTAAACATAACGTAAATTAAATTTATTTGAAAGGAAATTTATGAGAAAAAGATTTTATTTAGCACCGTTGGCTCTAGTAACATTATCTCCACTGACTTTAGCGGCTGCTTGTGGTAAAGCTGATTTTGCACATGATGCAAAACAAAGAATAGTAAGAAGCGGAATTAATGCAAGTTATATTCCTAAAGAATTTGATAGAGATAAATCAAATGCTTATGGTGGATGACAAGCTAGACACGAAGATTCACTTGCTTCACTATTAATTAGAAAAAAAACATATAACAAACCTGAATTGGTTAGAG
The genomic region above belongs to Mycoplasmopsis bovigenitalium and contains:
- a CDS encoding MSC_0882 family membrane protein, whose product is MSYKPINNTSTIEIVKSNSDSAIEDKKIAKDPQNQISPRVWRVIRTERNIKIINLTISYTLMMASLLIVILASLKIGVFANGSVGYIILCSIVAFLFFTFGTINTIENAQWKNTIKKYREALNSGDNTSSSTFHLAYRRIVLKGVNLTWALIFVLTYVGLFTAIVYGLYKTNVIKVEYEPNFKMILELRKWLDQAFVNTGLLCLLLTIAMVALIVFYIIMCLIDKKRLADLDDFLGEKSVEIHEQINKAKKDRNKALMITYFVVVAVTILIPLTLVIFAIWRLIRKKRAKISAI